A window of the Nibribacter ruber genome harbors these coding sequences:
- a CDS encoding DoxX family protein yields the protein MKQKILTVLCVLLGLLLLNGGLNKFFNYMPVPENLPAELVKDTTALMEISWLMPLIGAAEILGGILIMFPRTRALGALVIFPVMVGVLLTHVLVEPGGLPIALVIWAILLWIIFENRRKYLPLIG from the coding sequence ATGAAACAGAAAATCTTAACCGTCCTGTGCGTGTTGCTGGGGCTGTTGCTTCTTAACGGCGGCCTGAACAAGTTCTTCAACTACATGCCTGTGCCAGAAAACCTGCCCGCTGAACTGGTAAAAGACACCACCGCTCTGATGGAAATCTCTTGGTTGATGCCGCTCATTGGCGCCGCAGAAATCCTTGGCGGAATATTAATCATGTTTCCCAGAACGAGGGCCTTGGGTGCCTTGGTGATTTTTCCGGTGATGGTAGGCGTTCTATTGACGCACGTTTTGGTGGAGCCGGGCGGGTTGCCCATCGCCTTGGTCATCTGGGCCATCCTCCTCTGGATAATCTTTGAGAACAGAAGAAAGTACCTGCCGCTCATAGGATAG
- a CDS encoding endonuclease/exonuclease/phosphatase family protein has protein sequence MKFVLELFGGFFILASLLTLVKSTYWWIRVLDFPRVQIALFSTFILGAYGYFYGYETTAAKLFAGLLVLGIVNEIIHVYRYTPFVPVQALRSKIKAPKNSFGFMISNVRMSNKRYERFLKLVKQTDPDMLLINEPNQRWADALSELDARYPYAIKKPLENTYGMMFFSKFPLSHVDIRFLVEEGIPSFYALVELPTGKKFDLFTVHPQPPHFDKDTDTREAELLTVAKMAKDSPWASIVAGDLNDVAWSYSTNLFRKISGLLDPRIGRGFYNTYNALIPFFRYSLDHIFYDPAFRLIRLQRLPKFGSDHFPIFIRLNYEPLEADEHDVPVADQEDHEEAIELIEGVKDTIPATSPVNDIIDSSPSSGGSK, from the coding sequence ATGAAATTCGTCCTTGAACTCTTCGGAGGTTTCTTTATTCTAGCCTCCTTGCTCACCCTGGTTAAAAGCACCTACTGGTGGATCAGGGTACTGGACTTTCCACGTGTACAGATTGCCTTATTCAGCACGTTCATCCTGGGCGCGTACGGGTATTTTTATGGGTATGAGACTACAGCAGCCAAGCTGTTTGCGGGGCTGCTGGTGCTGGGCATTGTGAATGAGATCATCCACGTGTACCGGTACACGCCGTTTGTGCCGGTGCAGGCCTTGCGGTCTAAGATAAAGGCACCCAAGAACTCGTTCGGGTTTATGATTTCCAATGTGCGCATGTCCAACAAACGCTATGAACGCTTCCTGAAACTGGTGAAGCAGACAGACCCAGACATGCTGCTCATCAATGAACCCAACCAGCGGTGGGCAGATGCGCTCAGTGAGCTAGACGCCCGCTACCCGTATGCCATCAAGAAGCCTTTGGAGAACACGTACGGCATGATGTTCTTCAGCAAGTTTCCGTTGAGTCACGTAGACATCAGGTTTCTGGTAGAGGAAGGCATTCCTTCTTTTTATGCCTTAGTGGAACTGCCTACCGGCAAGAAGTTTGACCTGTTCACGGTGCACCCGCAGCCCCCGCATTTTGACAAGGACACAGACACCCGCGAGGCCGAATTGTTGACCGTGGCCAAGATGGCAAAAGACTCGCCATGGGCCAGCATTGTAGCCGGTGATTTGAATGATGTAGCGTGGTCTTATTCTACCAATCTCTTTAGAAAAATCAGTGGTTTGTTGGACCCGCGCATAGGCCGTGGTTTCTATAACACCTACAATGCCTTGATTCCTTTTTTCAGGTACTCCCTGGACCATATTTTCTATGACCCGGCGTTTAGGTTAATCAGGTTGCAACGCCTGCCCAAGTTTGGATCAGACCACTTCCCTATTTTCATCAGGTTAAACTATGAACCCCTGGAAGCAGATGAGCATGATGTGCCTGTGGCGGACCAGGAAGACCATGAAGAGGCCATAGAGTTGATTGAGGGCGTGAAAGACACCATACCGGCCACCTCGCCGGTCAATGACATTATTGACTCTTCCCCTTCTTCGGGCGGCTCTAAATAG
- a CDS encoding gliding motility lipoprotein GldH, whose translation MTLNRLLTVVVLLCLSWTLGSCDANRVYEENQDLPNNHWPVKLTPTFTFEITDTTQQYNVFFNVRNTIGYQFYNLYLRHYLVGPDGKQISSALHEMYLMDPKTGEPRGNGAGDIFDHQFRALKSVKFAKPGQYKLKVSQYMRQDPLPSIMAIGVRVEKAAQ comes from the coding sequence ATGACCCTGAACCGTTTATTGACCGTAGTGGTGCTGTTGTGCCTAAGCTGGACGCTGGGCAGCTGTGACGCCAACCGGGTGTATGAAGAAAACCAGGACCTGCCCAACAACCATTGGCCGGTCAAGCTCACGCCCACGTTCACCTTTGAGATCACAGACACTACGCAGCAGTACAATGTCTTCTTTAACGTGCGCAATACCATAGGCTACCAGTTCTATAACCTGTACTTGCGGCATTATTTAGTTGGTCCAGACGGCAAGCAGATCAGTTCGGCGCTGCATGAAATGTACCTCATGGACCCTAAAACCGGTGAACCCAGAGGCAACGGCGCCGGTGATATCTTTGACCACCAGTTCAGGGCCTTGAAGAGCGTGAAGTTTGCCAAGCCCGGCCAATACAAGCTCAAGGTAAGCCAGTACATGCGCCAGGACCCGTTGCCTTCCATCATGGCCATTGGCGTGCGCGTAGAGAAAGCCGCACAGTAA
- the ricT gene encoding PSP1 domain-containing protein, which produces MEIPVSFKEFDIVEIRFKGGRKEFFRNVNHLPLITGDAVVVDVPNGHHIGHVSLKGELVRLQMNKKKVQNNDEIRSIYRVATEKDMEKFNHAREQESTTMYRARAIIQELKLKMKLSDVEYQADKTKATFFYSADDRVDFRELIKKLAEEFKIRIEMRQISLRHEAGRLGGIGSCGRELCCSTWLTDFRSVSTTAARYQNLSLNPSKLSGQCGRLKCCLNYELETYMDALKDIPNVNRPLQTKAGDAFLQKTDIFRRIMWFGYRGDSNWFPVTVDRVHEVLKMNAAGEMPENLAEEVKQQQPEVVDFVEALEGNLDRLDDQYSKSKKKRKKKKKGGSGTEATAGEVLANAAPTPEVRRDRPSGQAGTATSRPERQGRPERNSGEGRPARPERTGNRPEGRNRPERDQNRVAGPQEDRAPREERAPRPEREGGNRPPRPEGGRPPRQERGPRLNQGEREPRPQPQAGAGGSTPAEGTPVAAATGTPEDRGPRPEGQNRPRRNRNRNNRNRKPNGGGDTPSGPSNADAS; this is translated from the coding sequence ATGGAAATACCCGTGTCGTTTAAAGAGTTTGACATAGTTGAAATAAGATTCAAAGGCGGACGGAAAGAGTTCTTCCGAAACGTAAACCACCTGCCCCTCATCACCGGCGATGCCGTGGTAGTAGACGTACCCAACGGCCACCACATTGGCCACGTGTCTTTGAAAGGCGAATTGGTGCGCCTGCAGATGAACAAAAAGAAGGTTCAGAACAACGACGAGATCCGCAGTATCTACCGCGTAGCCACCGAGAAGGACATGGAGAAGTTCAACCATGCCCGGGAGCAGGAATCTACCACCATGTACCGCGCCAGAGCCATCATCCAGGAGCTTAAGCTCAAAATGAAACTCTCTGACGTAGAGTACCAGGCAGACAAAACCAAAGCCACCTTCTTCTACTCAGCGGATGACCGCGTGGACTTCAGGGAACTTATCAAAAAGTTAGCCGAGGAGTTCAAGATCAGGATTGAGATGCGCCAGATTAGCCTGCGCCATGAGGCTGGCCGTTTAGGTGGCATTGGCTCCTGCGGCCGCGAACTGTGCTGCTCTACCTGGCTCACCGATTTCAGGAGCGTTTCCACCACGGCGGCGCGCTACCAGAACCTGTCTTTGAACCCCAGCAAACTTTCTGGTCAGTGCGGACGCCTCAAATGCTGCCTTAACTATGAGCTGGAAACGTACATGGATGCCCTCAAAGACATTCCTAACGTGAACCGCCCGTTGCAGACCAAGGCCGGAGACGCTTTCTTGCAAAAGACAGACATCTTCAGACGCATCATGTGGTTTGGGTACCGCGGCGACAGCAACTGGTTCCCGGTGACCGTAGACCGCGTGCATGAAGTCTTGAAGATGAACGCCGCCGGCGAGATGCCCGAGAACCTGGCCGAAGAGGTGAAGCAGCAGCAGCCAGAAGTAGTGGACTTTGTAGAAGCCCTGGAAGGCAACTTGGACCGCCTGGACGACCAATACAGCAAAAGCAAAAAGAAACGCAAAAAGAAAAAGAAAGGCGGCTCTGGCACAGAAGCCACGGCGGGTGAGGTTTTGGCCAACGCCGCTCCAACTCCAGAAGTGCGCCGTGACCGCCCGTCGGGGCAAGCCGGAACAGCCACCAGCCGCCCAGAAAGACAGGGAAGACCAGAAAGAAATTCAGGCGAAGGAAGACCAGCCAGACCAGAAAGAACCGGCAACCGTCCTGAGGGCAGAAACCGCCCAGAGCGCGACCAAAACCGAGTGGCTGGCCCGCAAGAAGACCGTGCGCCAAGAGAAGAACGGGCTCCCAGACCTGAACGCGAAGGCGGCAACCGGCCACCGCGGCCAGAAGGCGGCAGACCGCCTAGACAGGAGCGTGGCCCACGTCTCAACCAAGGCGAACGCGAACCTCGTCCGCAGCCCCAGGCGGGCGCTGGGGGTAGCACTCCGGCAGAAGGAACTCCGGTAGCAGCGGCAACGGGTACGCCAGAAGATCGCGGCCCCAGACCAGAAGGCCAGAACCGCCCAAGACGCAACCGCAACAGAAACAACCGTAACCGCAAACCCAACGGAGGCGGTGACACGCCATCTGGACCTTCTAACGCAGACGCCTCATGA